From a region of the Cognatiyoonia koreensis genome:
- a CDS encoding DEAD/DEAH box helicase family protein — MTQSLSQEIDAVAKFGLLKTEIPDDITDNLAKQIELRPYQVTALERWLFYIDKFPNRPSRPHLLFHMATGSGKTVLMAALILDLYRRGYRNFLFFVNSGQIIEKTKENFLNPASAKHLFAPQVRIDGKLVDIRAVDTFDAVSDEAINIHFTTIQGLHTRMQAPKENAVTIEDFRDYKVVMISDEAHHLNAETKKSLTEGEKKDKASWEGTVSEIFEQHPENMLLEFTATVDLTHEAISAKYHDKILYDYSLRQFREDGYSKDIELRQADLPPAERMLQAVVLSQYRRKVAEVHSLHCKSVILMKSKTIKESGENEAEFAKMVAGLSADALQALRAASEGDQTLSSAFAFIMDERGMEPADFALELKSDFATEKVVNVNNPKDLEKRQIQLNALEDRNNEIRVIFAVDKLNEGWDVLNLFDIVRLYDTRDGKANKVGKTTMAEAQLIGRGARYFPFVAPDQPDAVREKRKYDSAVDHPLRILEELHYHCSHNPRYIQDIRNALRETGMLDDNARTVTVRLKDSFKQSSFYQSEHIWVNERVKNTREGVDGLETYSVEKHFAYPSLMTGRVTESSAFGGGQLTLKPLGKEPISRDFKLVDFAKAILTFAMDANPFFHFANLKHYFPQLGGASDFILSEAYLGGVVVSVRGLPSDLEDLPAREKLNITKFVLNQIEGGVKRESVEFVGTKDFKPYRISDRFKDHTLKIRLEGETGRSWVNGESQVQGLDQIDLSIKDWHVFDDSYGTDQEKHFIKYMHDQEAQLRGNYDDFYLLRNEKAVKLYDFGTGRAFEPDFVLFLRKKGQEASTILQLFIEPKGDQLRPQDDWKQDFLEQIKAKAKLETVFQGRDYTVLGLPFFNETGQTNTDFKAAFEDQVIEA; from the coding sequence ATGACCCAAAGCCTAAGCCAAGAGATTGACGCAGTTGCCAAGTTTGGTCTGCTCAAGACTGAAATTCCCGATGACATAACGGACAACCTCGCCAAGCAAATTGAACTTCGGCCATATCAGGTGACTGCACTTGAGCGCTGGCTGTTTTACATCGACAAGTTTCCGAATAGGCCGAGTCGTCCACACTTGCTTTTCCACATGGCCACAGGAAGCGGCAAGACGGTTCTGATGGCCGCATTGATCCTTGATCTTTATCGACGCGGCTATCGCAACTTCTTGTTTTTCGTGAACTCAGGCCAGATCATCGAAAAGACCAAAGAGAACTTTCTCAATCCTGCATCTGCCAAGCACTTGTTCGCACCACAAGTCCGTATTGATGGCAAGTTGGTAGACATTCGTGCAGTAGACACTTTCGACGCTGTGAGTGACGAGGCCATAAACATCCACTTCACGACGATCCAAGGACTGCACACCCGAATGCAGGCCCCTAAGGAAAACGCTGTCACGATTGAAGACTTTCGCGACTATAAAGTGGTGATGATTTCCGACGAAGCGCATCACTTGAATGCTGAGACTAAGAAGTCGCTGACAGAAGGTGAGAAGAAGGACAAAGCAAGCTGGGAAGGGACAGTATCCGAAATTTTCGAACAGCACCCTGAGAATATGTTGTTAGAATTTACTGCGACAGTGGACCTGACCCATGAAGCGATAAGTGCCAAGTATCACGACAAGATTTTGTATGACTATTCTTTGCGACAGTTTCGTGAGGACGGATATTCGAAAGACATAGAACTTAGACAAGCTGACTTGCCCCCCGCAGAGCGAATGCTGCAAGCGGTTGTTCTTAGCCAATATCGTCGCAAGGTAGCAGAGGTACATAGTCTGCATTGCAAGTCCGTGATCCTGATGAAGTCTAAGACCATCAAGGAAAGCGGCGAAAACGAAGCTGAATTTGCAAAGATGGTTGCTGGATTGTCTGCAGATGCCCTGCAGGCCCTCAGGGCGGCCTCTGAAGGCGATCAAACCCTTTCTAGCGCCTTTGCCTTCATCATGGACGAAAGGGGCATGGAACCCGCTGATTTCGCCCTTGAGCTGAAGAGTGATTTTGCGACTGAGAAGGTGGTGAACGTCAACAACCCCAAAGATTTGGAAAAGAGACAGATACAGCTGAACGCGCTTGAAGATCGGAACAATGAGATAAGGGTGATCTTTGCGGTAGATAAGCTAAACGAAGGTTGGGACGTATTGAACCTCTTCGACATTGTACGCCTCTACGATACCCGTGACGGCAAGGCCAACAAGGTTGGGAAAACCACAATGGCTGAGGCTCAGTTGATTGGACGTGGTGCGCGGTACTTTCCGTTTGTTGCCCCTGATCAACCGGATGCTGTTCGCGAAAAGCGCAAGTATGACAGTGCAGTGGACCATCCTTTGCGTATCTTGGAGGAACTACATTACCATTGTTCACACAATCCTCGCTATATCCAAGACATCCGCAACGCGCTTCGTGAGACGGGTATGCTGGACGATAATGCACGAACAGTCACAGTACGTTTGAAAGACAGCTTCAAGCAGTCGTCATTCTACCAGTCAGAACATATCTGGGTGAATGAACGTGTAAAAAACACCCGTGAGGGAGTGGACGGGCTTGAAACATACAGTGTTGAGAAGCACTTCGCCTACCCAAGCTTAATGACAGGTCGTGTAACTGAAAGTTCGGCTTTTGGTGGTGGCCAGTTGACGCTGAAACCATTGGGTAAAGAGCCAATTTCACGGGACTTCAAGCTTGTGGACTTTGCTAAAGCTATTCTGACGTTCGCAATGGATGCTAACCCGTTTTTCCATTTCGCAAACTTGAAGCATTACTTCCCACAACTGGGCGGTGCATCGGACTTCATATTGTCCGAGGCCTACCTTGGCGGTGTTGTTGTGTCTGTGCGTGGTTTGCCTAGTGACTTGGAAGATTTGCCAGCCCGCGAAAAGCTAAACATCACGAAGTTTGTCTTGAACCAGATTGAAGGCGGTGTGAAACGTGAAAGTGTAGAGTTTGTCGGCACTAAGGACTTCAAACCCTACCGGATCAGCGACCGCTTCAAAGACCATACCCTCAAAATACGTCTTGAAGGCGAGACTGGTCGTAGTTGGGTAAATGGCGAAAGCCAAGTGCAGGGCTTGGACCAGATAGACCTGTCTATCAAGGACTGGCACGTTTTTGATGACAGTTACGGTACAGATCAGGAAAAGCACTTCATCAAGTACATGCACGATCAAGAAGCCCAGTTGCGCGGAAACTATGACGACTTCTACTTACTGCGAAACGAAAAGGCAGTGAAGCTGTACGACTTCGGCACCGGCCGCGCATTTGAACCGGACTTCGTTCTATTTCTAAGGAAGAAGGGGCAAGAGGCCAGCACGATCTTGCAGCTGTTCATCGAACCCAAGGGCGACCAGTTGCGCCCACAAGATGACTGGAAACAGGATTTTCTTGAGCAGATAAAAGCAAAGGCGAAACTTGAAACGGTTTTTCAGGGCCGAGACTATACCGTTCTTGGATTGCCCTTCTTCAATGAGACGGGACAAACCAATACCGATTTCAAAGCAGCTTTTGAGGATCAGGTTATAGAGGCGTAA
- a CDS encoding site-specific integrase, with the protein MIQENKTLAGLRQDEIREKVQAYFKAQLDQYMNWLDRRGLSKNALVDVREEMLDHETYVDMETAHPQWLPVARFKRKMEISDADWNASQPRATIELRKGRRDMLRRVLEAAERLEHYSYTDTPATASTPPAPALPTSSPLGAAVDDFIAEYSRQWAVKTIGQNQAYLNILIEYFGSDRLLGTITKQDANAVKKVLQALPASRNTKPKLKAMPLMEVIKEPGHRKIAPKTINSHIQMFKSFFDWAERHGYAPHTLFDKMKVAKAKNSDTERKPFTPEQAHLIFAELTDNATGLVRKDSHKWGMLLGMFTGARLNEICQLDIADVQQDGETWFLNITDEGDDNKSVKSQAGRRKVPLHSALIQLGFLDFVASRKATKRLFPEYSYSANGGYGRNLGRWCNESFLPKLGIKQPGLVFHSLRHTVVTRLGQASVPEPIIQCIVGHARSGVTQEVYLREGYALAQLKKAIDQFDV; encoded by the coding sequence TTGATACAGGAAAACAAGACTTTGGCTGGACTGCGACAAGACGAGATACGCGAAAAAGTACAAGCCTACTTCAAGGCACAACTGGACCAGTACATGAATTGGCTGGACCGGAGGGGCTTGTCAAAGAATGCTTTGGTCGATGTTCGCGAAGAAATGCTGGACCATGAAACCTATGTCGATATGGAAACAGCGCATCCACAATGGCTTCCTGTGGCTCGCTTCAAGCGTAAAATGGAAATTTCTGATGCCGATTGGAACGCCAGCCAGCCCCGCGCCACGATTGAGCTAAGGAAAGGTCGCCGTGATATGCTCAGGCGCGTTCTAGAAGCCGCTGAGCGCCTTGAACACTATTCCTACACCGACACCCCTGCGACAGCGTCCACCCCGCCTGCACCCGCCCTTCCAACGTCTTCGCCTTTGGGCGCGGCGGTGGATGATTTCATTGCGGAATACTCTCGGCAATGGGCGGTCAAGACAATTGGCCAGAACCAAGCTTATCTCAACATTCTCATAGAATACTTCGGATCAGACAGACTTCTTGGCACCATCACTAAACAGGATGCCAACGCGGTTAAGAAAGTCTTGCAAGCGTTGCCCGCCAGCCGAAACACAAAGCCAAAGCTGAAAGCCATGCCATTGATGGAAGTCATCAAGGAGCCGGGACACCGCAAGATCGCGCCTAAGACAATCAACAGTCACATACAGATGTTTAAGAGCTTTTTTGACTGGGCAGAGCGGCATGGCTACGCGCCGCATACACTGTTTGACAAGATGAAGGTCGCAAAGGCGAAAAATAGCGATACAGAACGCAAACCGTTTACGCCTGAACAAGCCCATTTGATCTTTGCAGAGTTGACCGACAACGCGACTGGGCTTGTGCGCAAAGACAGCCACAAGTGGGGAATGCTTCTTGGTATGTTCACTGGCGCACGTTTGAACGAGATTTGCCAACTCGACATTGCCGATGTGCAGCAGGACGGCGAAACTTGGTTCCTCAACATAACTGACGAAGGCGATGACAACAAAAGCGTTAAGTCACAGGCTGGTCGCCGTAAAGTACCTTTGCATTCGGCATTAATCCAACTTGGCTTTCTCGACTTTGTTGCAAGTCGAAAGGCAACCAAACGCTTATTTCCAGAATACAGCTACAGTGCAAATGGCGGCTATGGCCGCAACTTGGGGCGCTGGTGCAATGAGAGCTTTTTGCCCAAGCTGGGCATCAAACAACCGGGACTGGTTTTTCACAGTCTACGGCACACAGTCGTTACGCGACTAGGCCAAGCCAGTGTGCCAGAACCGATCATCCAATGCATCGTCGGACATGCCCGGTCAGGCGTGACCCAAGAAGTATACTTGCGAGAAGGTTACGCGCTGGCACAACTCAAAAAGGCCATTGATCAGTTTGATGTTTAA
- a CDS encoding DUF5655 domain-containing protein, producing the protein MGDIKLFKQEDETLIELSGIASPLEKSLQTLFEKNLETLLGVRFLASEFVTSNGGRMDTLGMDENGFPVIIEYKRDRSDNIINQGLFYLDWLMDHRSDFELLVRDKLDKTTADTIEWSAPRLICIAADFNKYDEHAVKQMGRNIELIRYRGFGEDMILLDLLTSVSAKTQPVAFAANGKPTKYKTNTQSLADAGEDLSNLYADIESFLLGLGDDVIQKTLNNYFAFKRIKNFACVEVKPQINVVRLYLKVDPEVIAMIDGLEEGFTRDVRNVGHFGTGDLEVTVKDHDDFERAKELILQSYNAS; encoded by the coding sequence ATGGGTGACATTAAGCTATTTAAACAAGAAGACGAGACGCTCATCGAGTTGTCGGGGATAGCCTCCCCATTAGAAAAGTCGCTGCAAACCCTTTTCGAGAAAAACCTCGAAACACTGTTAGGCGTTCGTTTTTTGGCCTCAGAGTTTGTCACTTCTAACGGTGGACGAATGGATACTCTCGGGATGGATGAGAATGGCTTCCCGGTAATCATCGAGTATAAGCGTGACCGCAGTGACAACATAATCAACCAAGGGCTTTTCTACTTGGACTGGTTGATGGACCACCGAAGTGATTTTGAACTCCTTGTACGTGACAAGTTGGACAAAACGACCGCTGATACAATTGAGTGGAGTGCGCCTCGGCTTATCTGTATCGCTGCCGATTTCAACAAGTATGACGAACACGCAGTCAAACAAATGGGCCGAAACATCGAACTGATCCGCTACAGGGGGTTCGGTGAAGACATGATTTTGCTTGACTTGCTTACATCCGTCTCAGCGAAGACGCAGCCAGTCGCTTTCGCGGCAAATGGGAAGCCAACCAAATACAAGACCAACACTCAGAGTTTGGCGGATGCGGGGGAAGACCTGTCAAATCTCTATGCCGATATCGAGTCATTCTTGCTGGGGTTAGGCGACGATGTAATTCAAAAGACGTTAAACAACTACTTTGCATTTAAGCGGATCAAGAATTTCGCCTGTGTCGAAGTCAAGCCGCAGATCAATGTCGTGCGTCTATATTTAAAAGTTGACCCAGAAGTAATTGCGATGATTGACGGCCTCGAAGAAGGGTTCACGCGCGATGTTCGCAACGTAGGGCATTTTGGCACAGGCGATTTGGAAGTTACTGTGAAAGACCACGATGACTTTGAACGGGCAAAAGAATTGATATTGCAGTCTTACAACGCATCATAG
- a CDS encoding LTA synthase family protein, which translates to MKIGSANSTLSIFLIVLLLYLSGFVLSSRLMVVSPGDIWGVQVAKMSVSALHALVMVAPVYLIGRRSLTLQILGLSLLAAYFLYLMFLCGYFGYFGFVPEVYTFGFGNIGDMSRVLDHYFAQVLSWREPTLLVLGVATAVLAIRIKPGATILLTILVPVVLFSATFYRYGSSASLAYTGNDSFIRRFGVVPFVASSAQEWFAMDGNYIGAPMAFPGNVVDQLGSDRQRSNTENLNPSSFDRVSLIQIESLDLEAITSSLNGISVMPFVSELRKDCIDFANFFTLRSAGGSADAEFTVATGMLPSTKAPAIRYADFSAIDTLYHVLERNGIDTLFLHNNVSGFYGRNHAYGQLLPVLDAEFLEPGDNRTEAEIATDALSGVFETGDRSFYYFFNFQSHGPFKWYSEDTAARFGVTKGASKETDYLATMAEVDDMIRQVFEVQRDEYDAGRAVFLLTADHQSGLFGSPAVVDNLRIPMMICGANIQARKSNRVSTSVDIYPTVLSLFGINEDVQTMGTDLQLGKDEGIAILPSRQIIELSEDGSISIANCNEDCDPFLNYTDQFILQSQ; encoded by the coding sequence ATGAAGATCGGGTCTGCAAACTCAACCCTCTCAATATTCTTGATCGTTTTGCTTCTCTACCTGTCGGGCTTTGTCCTTTCCTCGCGGCTAATGGTTGTATCTCCTGGCGACATATGGGGTGTACAAGTCGCGAAGATGTCAGTGTCCGCGCTACATGCGCTCGTCATGGTCGCGCCTGTGTATTTGATAGGGCGTAGATCCCTCACTTTGCAAATTTTGGGGCTGTCACTACTTGCAGCTTACTTCCTTTATTTGATGTTCCTATGCGGCTATTTCGGCTATTTCGGCTTCGTACCGGAGGTTTACACTTTCGGCTTCGGTAACATTGGAGACATGTCGAGGGTCCTCGACCACTATTTCGCGCAAGTCCTTAGTTGGCGCGAACCGACTTTGCTAGTTTTGGGGGTGGCGACTGCAGTTCTAGCCATCCGGATAAAACCCGGTGCGACTATTCTACTGACCATCTTGGTCCCTGTGGTTCTGTTTAGTGCGACTTTCTACCGTTACGGTTCGAGTGCATCACTGGCCTACACTGGCAACGACTCCTTCATTCGACGTTTTGGGGTGGTTCCATTCGTAGCCAGTTCCGCTCAGGAATGGTTTGCTATGGATGGCAATTATATTGGCGCTCCAATGGCCTTTCCAGGTAACGTCGTTGATCAGCTCGGGTCAGATCGACAGCGCTCCAATACCGAAAATCTCAACCCCTCATCCTTTGATCGGGTTTCCTTGATACAGATTGAATCCCTTGATTTAGAGGCCATTACCTCAAGCCTAAATGGTATTTCGGTGATGCCATTCGTTTCAGAATTACGGAAGGATTGCATCGACTTCGCGAATTTCTTTACGTTAAGGAGTGCCGGCGGATCAGCCGATGCAGAGTTTACCGTGGCAACCGGAATGTTGCCTTCCACAAAAGCGCCGGCTATTCGGTACGCCGATTTTTCCGCGATCGACACACTTTATCACGTTTTGGAACGCAACGGAATCGATACTCTTTTCCTCCATAACAATGTCAGTGGGTTTTACGGTCGAAACCATGCCTACGGCCAACTACTACCCGTTTTAGACGCCGAATTCCTTGAACCAGGTGATAACCGAACAGAAGCCGAAATTGCGACTGACGCACTAAGCGGTGTGTTCGAGACAGGTGACAGATCATTCTACTATTTCTTCAATTTCCAATCACACGGTCCCTTTAAATGGTATTCTGAAGACACAGCGGCCCGCTTCGGGGTTACTAAAGGCGCTTCGAAAGAGACCGACTACCTCGCAACAATGGCTGAGGTCGACGATATGATCCGACAGGTGTTTGAGGTCCAGCGTGATGAATATGACGCCGGTCGAGCAGTGTTCCTTTTGACCGCCGATCATCAGAGTGGGCTCTTTGGCTCTCCCGCCGTTGTTGACAACCTCCGCATTCCAATGATGATTTGCGGTGCCAATATTCAGGCCAGGAAGTCCAACAGAGTATCAACGAGCGTCGACATCTATCCGACGGTTCTTTCTCTTTTTGGAATCAATGAAGACGTGCAAACCATGGGCACTGACCTTCAGTTGGGAAAAGATGAGGGAATTGCCATCCTGCCGTCGCGACAAATAATTGAACTTAGCGAGGATGGCAGTATTTCAATCGCGAACTGCAACGAGGATTGCGATCCGTTTCTGAACTACACCGACCAGTTCATCTTACAATCACAATAA
- a CDS encoding DNA methyltransferase codes for MQNLLDDLTSLLQSDQAFISDGAILKNAVVEAALNMDPRLLELLMQSETIKSHFFTPVSGALVFDKVKFQDFVSNKAFLPDSYTAFKNRIGLTDGRGDYLSQSRDVVLAWPYKDCVLEGGMTKEDKGRQEVFWNTTLAPDDITRLFEPKVLTGWERWDADAVAEGHAKPVGAVSEDDNLLIKGNNLLALHSLKARYAGKVKLVYIDPPYNTGGDGFRYNDRFNHSGWLTFMRSRLEVASELLTRDGAIFITLDETETHYCKVLGDEVFGRENFVAHIAWQKRTSPDNRVVLGDGFDNILVFAKTVSTTKRENGTYKTVFEENANRLPLTDKQRAEYSNRDNDKNGDWVHRDFSAQNKKKNGVLGRQDQIYKIVSRSGDEHWPPEGRCWGATEPEYWKLYNDGRIWFGEKGTNAPRKKLYLKEERGIQSWTWWPHAEAGTNEKAKKELQVHIGADAASDFTPKPEKLIERILHIGTNEGDIVLDFFVGSGTTSAVAHKMGRRWLAIEQMDYIEDVTKRRMHNVITGEQGGVSKDVKWQGGGSFVYAELAASNSTFANRIEAATDMASLQTIYADIQATGYLRYDVDLSAFDTDDFAALPLDDAKHVLMDCLDANHLYVNLGSLGDEAYDISEEDAAATRSFYGIAE; via the coding sequence ATGCAAAACCTTCTTGATGATCTGACATCGCTTTTGCAGTCGGACCAAGCGTTTATCTCTGACGGCGCTATCCTCAAGAATGCAGTGGTTGAAGCAGCGTTGAATATGGACCCACGCTTGCTGGAACTGTTGATGCAGTCCGAGACGATCAAGTCGCACTTCTTCACACCGGTGTCGGGTGCGCTGGTGTTCGACAAGGTAAAGTTTCAGGACTTCGTGTCCAACAAAGCCTTCCTTCCCGACAGCTATACCGCCTTCAAGAACCGGATTGGCCTGACCGATGGGCGCGGCGATTACCTAAGCCAGTCGCGCGATGTGGTGCTGGCGTGGCCCTACAAGGATTGTGTGCTGGAAGGTGGCATGACGAAAGAGGACAAGGGCAGGCAAGAGGTGTTCTGGAACACGACACTGGCCCCGGACGACATCACGCGGCTGTTTGAACCCAAGGTTCTGACCGGCTGGGAACGCTGGGATGCTGATGCCGTGGCAGAGGGGCACGCCAAGCCCGTGGGCGCGGTGTCCGAGGACGACAACCTGCTGATCAAGGGCAACAACCTGCTGGCGCTGCATTCGCTGAAAGCGCGCTATGCGGGCAAGGTGAAGCTGGTCTATATCGACCCGCCTTACAACACAGGCGGAGATGGTTTTCGCTACAATGACCGGTTCAATCATTCGGGGTGGCTGACGTTTATGCGTAGCCGTCTGGAGGTTGCTAGCGAACTTCTTACCCGTGACGGTGCAATCTTCATTACGCTTGATGAGACCGAAACACACTACTGCAAGGTACTTGGTGATGAGGTTTTCGGGCGAGAGAACTTTGTTGCGCATATTGCTTGGCAAAAGCGTACTTCGCCCGACAACCGCGTTGTTCTTGGAGATGGATTCGACAACATCTTGGTGTTTGCAAAGACTGTGAGCACGACCAAGCGCGAGAATGGCACTTACAAAACGGTTTTTGAGGAAAACGCTAATCGACTGCCGCTGACCGACAAGCAACGTGCCGAATATTCTAATCGCGATAATGACAAAAATGGTGACTGGGTTCACCGAGACTTCTCCGCTCAGAATAAGAAGAAGAATGGCGTATTGGGCAGACAAGACCAGATTTACAAGATCGTCAGTCGATCCGGTGATGAACATTGGCCACCAGAAGGCCGATGCTGGGGCGCAACCGAACCGGAATATTGGAAGCTGTACAACGATGGGCGCATTTGGTTTGGAGAAAAAGGTACCAACGCACCGCGCAAGAAGCTGTATCTGAAAGAGGAGAGGGGTATCCAGTCATGGACATGGTGGCCTCACGCAGAAGCCGGTACCAATGAGAAGGCAAAGAAAGAATTGCAGGTACACATCGGTGCAGATGCTGCGTCCGACTTTACGCCAAAGCCCGAAAAACTGATCGAGCGCATACTCCACATTGGCACTAACGAAGGCGACATCGTTCTGGATTTCTTCGTGGGGTCAGGGACGACTTCAGCTGTCGCACACAAGATGGGGAGACGTTGGCTTGCAATAGAGCAAATGGACTACATCGAGGATGTGACCAAGCGCCGGATGCACAATGTCATCACCGGTGAACAAGGCGGTGTTTCCAAAGATGTGAAATGGCAAGGCGGCGGATCATTTGTCTATGCCGAACTTGCGGCCTCCAACTCTACCTTTGCCAACCGCATCGAAGCGGCCACGGATATGGCCTCGCTGCAAACGATCTATGCCGACATTCAGGCCACGGGCTACTTGCGCTATGACGTGGATCTAAGCGCTTTTGACACCGACGACTTTGCAGCGCTTCCGCTGGACGACGCCAAGCACGTGTTGATGGACTGCCTTGATGCCAACCACCTCTATGTCAATCTTGGCTCACTTGGGGATGAAGCCTACGACATCTCGGAAGAAGACGCCGCCGCGACCCGCTCTTTCTACGGAATAGCGGAATGA